A portion of the Actomonas aquatica genome contains these proteins:
- a CDS encoding isochorismatase family protein yields the protein MSETTTIPGALLLCLDMQGPFVGAVEGPAEVTRRCALALRAARGVGIATVLTEQAPEKLGPTIPEIASAAGDAPVLTKSTFSALATPAVAELIEELEIEHLLICGIETSICVYQTALEALNRDLAVTVLSDAVSARRPADAATALTALRGHGVHVLPLESVFYALLHDTSHPFFKSFTQLVKSHA from the coding sequence ATGTCCGAAACCACCACCATTCCCGGAGCCCTGCTGCTCTGTCTCGATATGCAAGGCCCCTTCGTCGGCGCCGTCGAAGGCCCCGCAGAGGTCACTCGTCGCTGCGCCCTCGCACTGCGCGCGGCCCGCGGCGTCGGCATCGCCACCGTCTTGACCGAGCAGGCCCCCGAAAAACTGGGCCCCACCATTCCCGAGATTGCCAGCGCCGCCGGCGACGCGCCCGTGTTGACGAAGTCCACCTTCTCCGCTCTCGCCACGCCAGCCGTGGCCGAGCTCATCGAAGAACTCGAGATCGAGCATCTGCTCATCTGCGGCATCGAGACGTCGATCTGCGTGTATCAAACCGCCCTCGAAGCCCTCAACCGCGACCTCGCCGTCACCGTGCTCAGCGACGCCGTGAGCGCCCGTCGCCCCGCCGATGCCGCCACCGCGCTCACCGCGCTGCGCGGCCACGGCGTGCACGTGCTGCCCCTCGAATCCGTCTTCTACGCGCTGCTGCACGACACCTCCCATCCCTTCTTCAAGTCCTTCACTCAACTGGTGAAATCCCATGCCTGA
- a CDS encoding 3'-5' exoribonuclease YhaM family protein translates to MPDDNALPTVSDLKTFGPGQPFTAVLLIRKATIKTASNGNPFISVEFGDRSGSFTANLWSDHPQYDVVASGAEGNAFQLEGRTDFYQGRFSPKLGALQQLDEAALEASGALAALVEVPPEDPVEMWREFESFIDFIKHDELRLTVRGVFEDIGDAFRTSPAATSMHHAYRHGLLEHTLHMARACKALLPLYREVDADLAMAGILVHDTGKVTEYEGALGAKRSRKGILQGHVVLGYAYVRKAGLKAKLDADRLERLEHIVLSHQGEPAWGAAVYAATPEAVFVSMIDNLDARMGMVQRALRTTPPTEKFSERLMGLNGALLTEPLPPAE, encoded by the coding sequence ATGCCTGACGACAACGCCCTCCCCACCGTTTCCGATCTCAAGACCTTCGGCCCGGGCCAGCCTTTCACGGCCGTCCTGCTTATCCGCAAGGCCACCATCAAGACCGCGTCCAACGGCAATCCGTTTATCTCGGTCGAGTTTGGCGACCGCTCCGGCAGCTTCACCGCCAATCTCTGGAGTGACCACCCGCAATACGACGTCGTTGCCTCCGGGGCCGAGGGCAACGCCTTCCAGCTCGAGGGCCGCACCGACTTCTACCAAGGCCGTTTCTCCCCCAAACTCGGCGCCCTCCAACAGCTCGACGAGGCCGCCCTCGAGGCGTCCGGCGCGCTCGCCGCCCTCGTCGAAGTGCCCCCCGAAGATCCGGTGGAGATGTGGCGCGAGTTCGAGTCCTTCATCGACTTCATCAAACACGACGAACTGCGCCTCACCGTGCGCGGCGTGTTCGAGGATATCGGCGATGCCTTCCGCACCTCGCCCGCGGCCACCTCGATGCACCACGCCTACCGCCATGGGTTGCTGGAGCACACCCTGCACATGGCCCGCGCCTGCAAAGCGCTGCTACCGCTCTACCGCGAGGTCGATGCCGACCTCGCCATGGCCGGCATCCTCGTGCACGACACCGGCAAGGTCACCGAATACGAGGGGGCCCTCGGCGCCAAACGCTCCCGCAAAGGCATCCTGCAAGGCCACGTCGTGCTCGGTTACGCCTACGTGCGCAAAGCCGGCCTCAAAGCCAAACTCGACGCCGATCGCCTGGAGCGCCTCGAACACATCGTGCTCAGTCACCAGGGTGAACCCGCCTGGGGCGCCGCCGTTTACGCCGCCACGCCCGAAGCCGTCTTCGTGTCGATGATCGACAACCTCGACGCCCGCATGGGCATGGTGCAACGCGCCCTGCGTACGACTCCGCCGACCGAAAAATTCAGCGAGCGACTCATGGGCCTCAACGGCGCCTTGCTCACCGAGCCGCTGCCACCGGCCGAATAA
- a CDS encoding GspE/PulE family protein: protein MFPAHQASVETALREQGLVDDEQVEAARAEQESTGRTLVELLIAQGAVTLMQVLEAVAGHLHLRLAAELPVQLPGEAASLLSGDQARTYGVAPVRADAHAVEVLAMDPFNARVVEELTFALGREVEVLVAEPDKVEALIKQHYGEDEATLEDMLADVAGLEGANDATSFSAVELEEMAGQAPLIRFVNLVLAQAIKDGASDVHFEPFEHDYKIRYRVDGALFEMAPPPKHLALPIASRLKVLANLNIAERRVPQDGRIKITLKGRPVDLRVSTLPTQFGESVVLRVLDQGAVRLELGEIGLPAHIESGVRDIIKRPNGILVVTGPTGSGKTTTLYSALRELNDPERKLLTAEDPVEYEIEGVMQVPVNAGIGLSFERVLRSFLRQDPDVIMVGEIRDVETARIAIQASLTGHLVLATLHTNDAPGAVTRLIDMGVEPYLISSTLGAVLAQRLVRRLCPSCREAYEPSASELAQLEMPTELRAGRPLYRPCGCDACGGSGYRGRRGLFEWLPISETMRGEIAGAAAGYDLRRRALTEGMVPLREAGWAALLEGETSAAEVLQYT, encoded by the coding sequence ATGTTTCCGGCGCACCAAGCTTCGGTGGAAACGGCTCTGCGTGAGCAAGGACTCGTCGATGACGAACAGGTGGAAGCCGCCCGGGCGGAGCAGGAGTCGACTGGGCGCACGCTCGTCGAGCTACTGATCGCGCAGGGCGCGGTGACGCTCATGCAGGTGCTCGAAGCGGTGGCGGGTCACCTCCACCTGCGACTCGCAGCGGAGTTGCCCGTGCAGCTCCCGGGCGAAGCCGCGAGTTTGTTGAGCGGCGATCAGGCGCGCACCTATGGGGTCGCGCCGGTGCGTGCCGATGCCCACGCGGTCGAAGTGCTGGCGATGGATCCCTTCAACGCCCGGGTGGTCGAGGAGCTCACGTTTGCATTGGGCCGTGAGGTGGAGGTCCTTGTCGCCGAGCCGGATAAAGTGGAGGCGTTGATCAAGCAGCACTACGGCGAGGACGAGGCGACGCTGGAGGACATGTTGGCCGATGTGGCGGGGCTCGAGGGCGCGAACGACGCGACGTCGTTCAGTGCGGTGGAATTGGAGGAGATGGCCGGGCAGGCACCGCTCATTCGTTTTGTGAATTTGGTGCTGGCCCAGGCGATCAAAGACGGTGCGTCCGACGTGCATTTCGAGCCGTTCGAACACGACTATAAGATTCGGTATCGGGTGGATGGAGCGTTGTTCGAAATGGCTCCGCCGCCCAAACACCTCGCGCTGCCGATCGCGTCGCGGCTGAAGGTGCTGGCCAACCTCAACATCGCCGAGCGTCGGGTGCCGCAGGACGGTCGCATCAAGATCACGCTGAAGGGGCGACCGGTGGACCTGCGCGTCTCGACTCTGCCCACGCAGTTTGGTGAGTCGGTGGTGTTGCGCGTGCTCGATCAGGGTGCGGTGCGCCTGGAGCTGGGCGAGATCGGATTGCCGGCGCACATCGAGAGCGGCGTGCGCGACATCATCAAACGACCCAACGGCATTCTGGTGGTCACCGGTCCGACTGGTTCGGGCAAAACGACGACGCTCTACAGCGCGTTGCGCGAACTCAACGATCCGGAGCGCAAGCTACTCACGGCGGAGGATCCGGTGGAGTATGAAATCGAGGGCGTGATGCAGGTGCCGGTGAACGCGGGCATCGGGCTGAGTTTTGAGCGCGTGCTGCGGAGTTTTCTGCGCCAGGACCCCGACGTGATCATGGTGGGCGAAATCCGTGATGTGGAAACGGCGCGCATTGCGATTCAGGCCTCGCTCACGGGCCACTTGGTGCTGGCGACGTTGCACACCAACGACGCGCCCGGAGCGGTGACGCGGCTTATCGACATGGGCGTCGAGCCGTATCTAATCAGCTCGACCCTCGGGGCGGTGTTGGCGCAGCGATTGGTGCGGCGACTCTGCCCGAGTTGCCGCGAGGCCTACGAACCGAGTGCGAGCGAATTGGCGCAGTTGGAGATGCCGACGGAACTGCGAGCAGGGCGGCCGTTGTATCGACCCTGTGGATGCGACGCGTGTGGCGGCAGCGGCTATCGCGGTCGACGCGGGTTGTTTGAGTGGTTGCCGATCAGCGAAACGATGCGCGGCGAAATCGCCGGCGCGGCGGCGGGCTACGACCTGCGCCGACGCGCCTTGACGGAGGGGATGGTGCCTTTGCGCGAGGCCGGCTGGGCGGCGTTGCTGGAAGGCGAAACTTCGGCAGCAGAAGTGCTACAGTATACCTGA
- a CDS encoding type II secretion system F family protein: protein MPSYTYIAIDANTGKERRGSCVAASVAAASADLKSQGLFPTDVIAAAATAATESAEAGASRGAGAKLSKGLRKPRGASGAKARTLFTRQLATMLKAGMPLLRAIEVLERQQRPGPLRTAVSEVAETIRGGGTLSDGLARHPKLFNRLYLNMVRAGEASGALDVVLLRLAEFLEKAQRVRGKIKAAMTYPLIIMGVTVLVVGALVLFVVPRFEEMFTSMQKGRALPVLTQAVLSLSEWVQHNVLWLVLGLIVLGVGVWWGKRTTRGERLVDRLALSLPVLGELSLKSAVARFTRTLGTLLGSGVQILDALQITRDTAGNVHIAEAVDAVRLRVKAGEGVARPLEETGVFPGMVPSMIEVGEETGQLPDMLERVADTYEEEVDNAVVALTSILEPAMIVMMAVVVGTIVLALFLPLMGLVQSLS from the coding sequence ATGCCGAGCTACACTTACATCGCCATTGATGCCAACACCGGCAAAGAACGCCGTGGATCCTGCGTGGCAGCGAGTGTAGCGGCGGCGTCGGCCGACCTGAAGTCTCAGGGGCTGTTTCCGACCGACGTGATCGCAGCCGCGGCCACAGCCGCGACGGAAAGCGCGGAAGCGGGGGCGTCGCGAGGAGCCGGGGCGAAGCTGTCAAAAGGACTGCGCAAACCGCGTGGAGCCAGCGGAGCGAAGGCACGCACGTTGTTTACGCGTCAGTTGGCGACGATGCTTAAGGCGGGCATGCCGCTGTTGCGCGCGATCGAGGTGCTGGAACGCCAGCAGCGCCCGGGACCGCTGCGGACAGCGGTGAGCGAGGTGGCGGAGACAATCCGGGGCGGCGGGACCTTGTCGGACGGATTGGCGCGGCACCCGAAACTCTTCAATCGGCTTTATCTCAACATGGTGCGCGCGGGCGAAGCCAGTGGCGCGCTCGATGTGGTGTTGCTGCGACTGGCGGAGTTTTTGGAAAAGGCCCAGCGCGTGCGCGGCAAGATCAAGGCCGCGATGACGTATCCGCTCATCATCATGGGCGTGACCGTTTTGGTGGTGGGGGCGTTGGTGCTGTTTGTGGTGCCGCGCTTTGAGGAGATGTTCACGAGCATGCAGAAAGGCCGGGCGCTGCCGGTGCTGACGCAGGCTGTGCTCTCGCTGAGCGAGTGGGTGCAGCACAACGTATTGTGGTTGGTGCTGGGACTGATCGTGCTGGGAGTGGGCGTTTGGTGGGGCAAACGCACGACGCGGGGCGAACGTCTGGTGGACCGGCTGGCGCTCAGCCTGCCGGTGCTGGGCGAGCTGTCGCTGAAGTCGGCAGTGGCGCGATTTACCCGCACCCTGGGCACTTTGTTGGGCTCGGGCGTGCAGATTCTCGACGCGCTGCAAATTACGCGGGACACGGCGGGCAACGTGCACATCGCGGAGGCGGTGGACGCGGTGCGCCTGCGGGTCAAGGCGGGCGAAGGGGTGGCGCGCCCGTTGGAGGAAACCGGGGTGTTTCCGGGGATGGTGCCGAGCATGATCGAAGTAGGCGAAGAGACCGGACAGCTCCCCGACATGCTGGAACGCGTGGCTGACACCTATGAGGAGGAAGTCGACAATGCGGTGGTGGCACTCACTTCGATTCTGGAACCGGCAATGATCGTGATGATGGCGGTGGTGGTGGGCACGATCGTGTTGGCGCTGTTTTTGCCGCTGATGGGACTGGTGCAGTCGCTGAGTTGA
- a CDS encoding type IV pilus twitching motility protein PilT, with protein sequence MSYEMNDLLELVVEQNASDLHCQVGQPPTLRLSGSMVPIEGPNLTPADTEQLMLSITPDAHQQTAKLEGGADFGFAFLDKARFRVSVLKAKGSYGLVLRQIPNHMFGLRDIGLPDKIRELLYRPRGLILVTGPTGSGKSTTLASMINYINEHREGHIITIEDPIEYYHDHKRCIVTQREIGQDVPSFAEAIRRALRQDPDVILVGEMRDLETIEAAISAAETGHLVFGTLHTNSAAKTIDRIVDAFPANMKDMIRTQLASSIVAVVSQVLCKKIGGGRVAGYEIMVTTTSIASLIRDNKTFRIPSDIQTGAALGMITMDTHLMSMVNRELITPDMAVEKAQDPEQMRKKLLDMGMQLSEV encoded by the coding sequence ATGAGCTACGAAATGAACGACCTGCTCGAACTCGTCGTCGAGCAGAACGCCTCCGACCTTCATTGCCAAGTGGGCCAACCCCCGACACTGCGACTGAGCGGCAGCATGGTGCCGATCGAAGGGCCGAATCTGACACCGGCCGACACCGAGCAATTGATGCTCTCGATCACGCCCGACGCGCATCAGCAAACGGCCAAGCTGGAGGGTGGGGCGGATTTCGGTTTCGCGTTCCTGGACAAGGCGCGATTCCGCGTTTCGGTGCTCAAGGCCAAGGGGAGCTACGGCTTGGTGCTGCGTCAGATTCCCAATCACATGTTTGGTCTGCGGGACATCGGCCTGCCGGACAAAATTCGCGAGCTGCTCTATCGTCCGCGCGGGCTCATCCTCGTGACCGGTCCGACCGGATCGGGCAAGTCCACCACGCTGGCCTCGATGATCAATTACATCAACGAGCACCGCGAAGGTCACATCATCACGATCGAGGACCCGATCGAGTATTACCATGACCACAAGCGCTGCATCGTAACTCAGCGCGAGATCGGTCAGGACGTGCCGTCATTTGCGGAGGCGATCCGGCGCGCGCTGCGTCAGGATCCCGATGTGATTCTGGTGGGTGAAATGCGCGACCTCGAAACCATCGAAGCGGCGATCAGCGCGGCGGAAACGGGCCACTTGGTGTTCGGCACACTGCACACCAACAGTGCGGCCAAGACGATCGACCGTATCGTCGATGCCTTCCCGGCCAACATGAAGGATATGATCCGCACGCAGCTCGCCTCGTCGATCGTGGCGGTGGTGTCCCAGGTGCTGTGCAAGAAGATCGGGGGCGGCCGCGTGGCCGGCTATGAGATCATGGTCACGACGACCTCCATCGCCTCGCTCATTCGCGACAACAAGACCTTCCGGATTCCGTCCGACATCCAAACGGGCGCGGCGCTCGGTATGATCACTATGGATACGCACCTCATGAGCATGGTGAACCGCGAACTCATCACGCCGGACATGGCGGTGGAGAAGGCGCAGGATCCGGAACAGATGCGCAAAAAGCTGCTCGATATGGGCATGCAGTTGAGCGAGGTCTGA